In Stenotrophomonas sp. ESTM1D_MKCIP4_1, a single genomic region encodes these proteins:
- the upp gene encoding uracil phosphoribosyltransferase, giving the protein MKIVEVRHPLVQHKIGLMRNAALSTKDFRELANELGTLLAYEATADLETEPHTLPGWAGPVTVQRIAGAKITVVPILRAGLGMLSGVLSLIPAARVSVVGLQRDEETLQPVPYFERLTGRLEERDALILDPMLATGGTLIATIDMLKRAGARRIKGIFLVAAPEGIEAVKAAHPDVDIYTAAIDAQLNDKGYILPGLGDAGDRIFGTRVV; this is encoded by the coding sequence ATGAAGATCGTCGAAGTGCGCCACCCGCTGGTGCAGCACAAGATCGGCCTGATGCGCAACGCCGCGCTCAGCACCAAGGATTTCCGCGAACTGGCCAACGAACTGGGCACGCTGCTGGCCTACGAGGCCACTGCCGACCTGGAAACCGAGCCGCACACCCTCCCCGGCTGGGCCGGACCGGTAACGGTGCAGCGCATTGCCGGTGCCAAGATCACCGTGGTGCCGATCCTGCGGGCAGGCCTGGGCATGCTGAGCGGCGTGCTGTCGCTGATTCCGGCCGCCCGCGTCAGCGTGGTCGGCCTGCAGCGCGATGAAGAAACCCTGCAGCCGGTGCCCTACTTCGAGCGCCTGACCGGCCGCCTGGAAGAGCGCGATGCGCTGATCCTGGACCCCATGCTGGCCACCGGCGGCACCCTCATCGCAACCATCGACATGCTCAAGCGTGCCGGTGCGCGCCGCATCAAGGGCATCTTCCTGGTGGCAGCGCCGGAAGGCATCGAAGCAGTCAAGGCCGCGCACCCGGACGTGGATATCTACACCGCGGCCATCGATGCCCAGCTCAACGACAAGGGC